In bacterium YEK0313, one genomic interval encodes:
- the rpmJ gene encoding 50S ribosomal protein L36 yields MKVRNSLKSLRARHRDNQIVRRKGRVYIINKTQKRFKARQG; encoded by the coding sequence ATGAAGGTCCGCAACTCGCTCAAGTCGCTGCGCGCCCGCCACCGCGACAACCAGATCGTGCGCCGCAAGGGCCGCGTCTACATCATCAACAAGACCCAGAAGCGCTTCAAGGCGCGTCAGGGCTGA